The Haloarcula laminariae genomic sequence GTCGCCGTCGTGCTGGGGCCCCGGCGGGCCAGACGGCTGGCGCTCGGGCTGTTCGTCCTCGCGCTGGTCGGCGTCGTCGCGCTGGCGGTGGCGCTGCCGGGGGTTCCCCCGACTGCGGCCGGCGGGGCCGTCGTCTTCGGGGCCGTCCTGGCCGTGGCCTACCGCGCCGAGGCGAAGCTCGCGACCATGCTGTTGATTCGGGGCTCGTACCTCTTTCTGGCCGTGCTCGTGGCCGCGGTCTGGTTCCGGCCGCTGGCGTGAGTCGGCCTACGGCCTGTTGAACCAGACGTCGACGTGGTGGTCGGGGCCGTAGGACTTCCCGACCACGTCGGGCTGTCCGCTCCCGGTCAGGTCGACCACCTTCGCCTCGTGGGTCTCGATGCCGGTGGCGACCGTCTCGCGCTCGAACTCGCCGCCGCGGTTGTAGAAGACGAAGTGGCGCGGGTCGCTGTGTTTGCCGAGTCCCATCTCCGCGACGTAGATGTCCGGCCGGCCGTCGCCGGTGAAGTCCTCGACCTCAAGCGAGTGCGGACAGAACAGCCCGTCGGCGATGACGTGCTGGTCCCAGTCGGGCGGGTCGAACCAGGCGACCCGTCCCGGGTGAGAGCCTAAGTGTGGTGAGTCCCCCTCAGAGAGGACGACTTCCAGGTCGCCGTCGTCGTCCACGTCGGCGACGGCGACCCGCGTGTTGTCCCACCCGTCGACGATAGCCTCGCGGCGCCAGCCGGTCGCGGCGTCGGGGTCGCGGTGGTAGACGTTCGGGCCCGCTATCAGCTCCGTCCGCCCGTCGCCGTCGACGTCGACGACCGCGACGCCCTCGACCTCGCGGTCCTCGTCGACGACGTGGAGGTGGCTCTCGTCCCAGGGCGACTGCCGCGGCGCGTCGGGAACGTCGAAGTAGAAGACGACCTCGGACTCCTGCGAGAGCCCGACGACCTCCGGCTCCCCGTCGTCGTCGATGTCGCCCACGGCGACGTCGTGGTACTTCTCGAAGCGGTCGGTGATGAGGTGGCGCGCCCACGGGTCACGCGGGTCCGCGCCGGGCTCGAACCAGTACAGCTCCGTGTTGTTGATGCCCTGACCGGCCACGACGTTCGGCCGCCCGGTCCCGGTGATGTCGCCGACGGCGCCGCCCACGTCCAGGGCCGGCGTGAACGATATCTCGTGGCGCTCGAAGCCCGGGTTCTCGTACCAGAAGAGGTTCGCGTCCTCGATGCCGACCGCCGACCGAATCGCGCCGGTAGGCACGCCCCGCCGCTCGGCTCCCCAGACGAGCCCCTTGCCGGGGACCCCCTCGCCGGCGCCGCCGACGATGACGTCCTCCCGGCCGTTGCCCGTCAGGTCCGTCGTGAGGCAGAATCCGAGTTTCGTACACGGTGGCCGTTCGTCGATTTGCTCGTGGCTGAACCCGCTCATGTCTCCTGTTCAGGGGTTCGTCCAGGTGGGGTATGAGTAACCACCCGCTAACTCGCTCGCCCGACCCGCCGAGGTCGGAACCCCGACCCCGCCCGCTCGACCCGCCGCTGTCTCCCCTCTCGGCGGCCGGTTCCGGACAGCGTAACAAACCGTCCGCGTCCGCACCCCACGTTCATGCCCTGCCAGCCGCCCCGGACCGCCCCCCGAACCGCCGCACCGACCACCGGGTGTCGAAAGGAGGGACGCTGATGTGGCCGTGGACGCATCTCGCGTTCGGTTATCTGCTCGTCTCGCTCCTGTGGCGGCTGCGTTCCCACCGGGTCGACGGCGCGGTCGCCGTCGCTACGGCCCTCGGGACGCAGTTCCCCGACCTCGTCGACAAACCACTGGCGTGGGGCCTCGGGGTCCTGCCCGCCGGGCGGAGCCTGGCCCACTCGCTGGTGACCGCCGTGACGGTGTCGGCCGTCGTGCTCGCCGTGGGTGCCCGGGGTGACCGCCACGACCTGGCGCTGGCGTTCGTCGTGGGCTACGGAAGCCACCTCGCCGGCGACGTCATCCCGAAGCTCCCGATAGACGACTTCGACTCGCTGACCTTCCTCCTGTGGCCGCTCCTCCCGCTCCCGGAGTACGAGGGGGCCGAGCCGGTGGTGGCGAACGTCTCGGAGGTGCTCGCCGCGCCGACGGCGTCCCTGCTTTCGAGCCCCGGCCGGCTGGCGCTGGTCGCGCTCGTCGTCGCCGTCTGGTGGGCCGACGGGTTCCCGGGCGTGGCGGGGGTCGGCCGCTATCTGGCGGGCGACGCAAAAGTCGGCCCCGACTGAGCCACACACCAACAGTCAGGACTGCACCGCCGAGCGCTGGGGCGGCGTCTCCGCCCCGTCCGCGCCGACGAGTCCGGACAGCAGGCTGTCGAGGCGGTCGGCGATGCCCGCGCGGTCGTACTGCTCGACCACGTGTTCGCGCCCGGCCGCACCCAGCTGTCGCCGGTGGTCGGGTGCGGCGAGCATCGTATCGAGCGCTTCGGCGATGGCGTCCGGGTCGACCTCGGCGTGGCGGCCGCCGCCGGAGGCGTCGACGAACCGCCGCACTTCGCCGCGCCCGGTGACCACGACCGGGACCCCGCAGGCGAGATATTCGTAGGCTTTCGTCGGCATCGCGTAGGCCAACTCGGCGGTGTCCTTAATCGGTGCCAGCCCGACGGCGGCGTCGTTGATGTGGGTCGGCACGGCCTCGCGGTCGACCAGCCCGACGAACTCCACCCGGTCACCCAGGTCGAGCCGCTCGGTCAGCTCCTCCAGGCGGGAGCGCTCGTCGCCGTCGCCGACGAACCGCAGGACGGCGTCGTGGTCGAGTTCGTCCATCGCGCGGATGCACGGTTCGAGGGGCTGTGCGCTGCCGAGGTTGCCGGTGTAGACGACGACCGACCGTTCGCCGCCGTCCCGCACTGCGTCGCCGCTGTCCGCCCGCGGCGCGAACCAGTCGGTGTCGACGCCGTTGGGGATGTGCCGAACCCGGTCGCCCAGGCTCTGGCCGTACGTGTCGGCGACGGCGCTCCCGAGCGATTCGGTCGTGACCGTGATGCGGTCGGCCGTCCGCAAGGCGAGCCCCTGGAACCGGCGGCTCGCCCGGACCAGCGGGCTGTCGGCCTCGACGTACCCGAGGGCCACGGAGTTGTCTATCCAGAGGTCCCGCACGTCGACGACCCAGGGCGTCCCCAGCGCGGCGGCCACGAGCCCCGGGAGCCCGGTCGTGATGGGCGGGGTCGACGTGAGCACCGCGTCGGTCGAGCGGTGGTGCCAGACGAGCCAGAGGGCGGCATGGAGCGCAAACAGCAGGTAGTACGGGAGCCGGCGGGCGAGCCCGGGGTTCTCGACCTGTGGCTGCCAGGACCACAGGCGGCGGACTTCGACGCCGTCTACGTGTTCGGTCTCGCTGCGCGCCCAGCTCCGCTCGAAGTTCCCCGGCGGGTACGTCGTCGGCGGCGCCAGCACGGTCACGCGCGCGCCGTCGGCGACGTTGACCGCGAGGTCCCGGATTCGCGAGGCGTTCCCGCCTTTCTCCGGGGGGTAGCGCTGGGAGACGAAGACGTAGCTGTTCCGGTCAGCCATCGTCCCCCGGTCCCCCCTCGCCGTCACCCGTTGCGCACGACGCCGTCCTCGGGCGCTCGGTCGCGGATATACGTCCCATGTGACGCCGAAACGGACCGCCGATAGCCACGTTAGTATGCGTTCTATACGCCGTGTCGGCCCGGTCGCTGTCGGGCGGGCGACCGGTCGATAGACTGGCCGTCGACCCGTCCACACTCCGTTACCGATTGGCTACTAAACTGGCTGGAATCGGAACTCCACTACGATGGACCTGGATTCACTGACGCTGGCCTACGCCTACGGCTGTCGCAACGCCGGGGACTTCGCGATAAACGAGGGGTCGCTCGCGCTGCTGTCACGGGCCTGTCCCGAGGCCGACGTGACCGCCGTCTCACGGTTCGCGTCGGCGTCGCCGGAGTATCAACGGATGGCCGACCGACTCGATACGCTTGCGGAGGGGGCACTGGTCGGCGGCCCGATAACCTACGACCCGGAGCGACAGTCCCGGCCGGCGCAACTCGCCGCGCTGGCGCGCAACGGCCTCCAGTACGGCGTCGACCTGGCCGGCGTCGCCGAGGGCCGGTCGGCCCACTCGGCGCTGTACGAGCGGATAACCGACGGGGACGCGTTGTTGTTCAACGGCGGCAACGCCATCCACTACTCGCCGAGCCACGGGAACCTCCCGTACCTGCTCGCGATGCTGTACCCGCTTCAGGTCGCTCGCCGCAACGACGTTCCCTACGGCCTGTTGCCACAGACGACGTTCGGGCTGGCGGGCCTCCCGAAGCGGCTGGTCCGGTCGCTCCTGGCGGACGCCGAGTTCGTCATGACGCGGGACGCCATCACGTTCGACTACCTCTCGGAGTTTGGCCTCCCGACGCAACTCATCAACGGTGTCGACACCGCCTTCCTCAACGGGACCCCCGAACCGAGCGCCCCCTCGGACGGCGGCCCGGCCCGCATCGCCGCAGTGCCCCGGTTCTCGACGCTGGGCGATACCGGGGAGCTGGACGAGGCCGGCGAGCGGATGGAGGAAACCTTCCTGACGTATCTGGAGCGGCTGGTCGAATCGGGCCACGAGGTCACGCTGACGATACAGACCGAGATAGACGAGGCGTGGGCCGCCCGGCACCGCGACCGGCTCGACGACATCGGCGTCGGCTACGTCGAGAGCTACGACCCCGATGCGCTCCGGGACCACTACGCCGGGATGGACCTGCTCGTGACGATGCGTCTGCACGCGGCCATCTTCGCCCTCTCGGTCGGGACGCCCACTATCGGCGTCTACCGGCGCGAGTGGGGGCCGAAGACGCCCGGCACGTTCCGCACGCTCGACATCGCCGAGTACGCGATGCCGTGGGACGAGGCGACCGCCGAGGCGCTTACGTCGACGACCGAGGACGCGCTGGACGAGGGCGCGGCGCTGTCACGGCACGTCGCTGACAACGTGGCGATGCGCAGCGAGGCGCTAGTAAGTGACCTGCGGACCGCGCTCGCGACCGCCGACGGGTTCGCGTAAACTCCGACGCCCGGAGCCCGCCTGCCGACGCTCCGGCCGGACCGCTCCCGGATATCGAGCGTTCACACGTTAGGGTTCTCCCGTAGCTCGCACTCCGAGAGGAGGTTCGAGTGGGACGCGTTGTCGACCACCGACTCGCGACGCGTGCCAGCTCAGCAAATGACCCCTTCCGCAGTTCGGGACTCGCGTCGAGAAACAAGAAGTAGTGCCTGTCGTCATCGCCCTATCCGAACGACAGGGGGGACGCCGTCCAGCGCGCCGTCGGCGCTCACCGAGAGCCCCTCAGCCGGTCGCGTTCACGCGGTAGACGTCGTACTCGCCGTTGTCGTACACCGACGACACCGTGGGGTCCCGTTCCAGGCGGTCGAAGTCGGACTGCTCGTACTTCCAGAACTCCCGGTAATCGGGGTAGACGCTCCCGTAGAAGGTGCGCCCGGCCGCCGTCAACACGAGGTACTTGTCGCTCCCGTAGCTGGCCCCGAGCGTGTCGTTGCCGGTGTAGCCGAAGTGGCGGGGTATCCGGTCGGTACCGCTGGTCACCACCTGACCGTCCGCGTACGTCTCCCGGCCGTAGATGGCGTCCCGGAACCGGTGGGTCTCGGTGCCGAACTCGGCGAGGCCGTCCCCGGCGTCGCGGTTCTCGATGTACCACCCTGACCCAGACAGCTCCGCCTCGGTGACCTGCTGGTTCTGGCCGACCGTCAGCGGCGAGATGTACAGCCCCATCGTGCTGGTCGCTACCAGCACCGCGACGGTGACGTACAACAGCCCGTAGACGGCCGTCCGGGTCCCCGTCCGCTCGGCCAGGAAGTAGACGAACGAACCGGCGAGCACCGCGCCGAACAGCTCCGCGTACACCAGCGGGCGGCCGAAACCGACGAGCAGGTCGACGAGGAAAAACAGCGCCGAGAGCGCGGTAAAGAGGCCGAGCGAGCCGACGAACGTCGACCGGAAGACGGTACCGCTCGTCCGCGAGCGAAGCGTCGCGACGAGGACGGCGAGCGCATAGCACCCCCCGAGCGTGAGCAGTATCGCCGACTCGCCGTATCTGAGCGCGGCGATGCGGCCGATGTCGACCATCGACGGGCTGTACTGGGCCACCGTCTCGCTGTACGAGGCGGCCGAGGACCCCGAGCCCCCGGGGGCCGCGAGCGTCTCGAAGACGATACCGAACCGCTTGACGATCTTGGGGAAGTCCAGATACCACACCGCGAAGACGGCGACGACGAGCTGTGAGACCGGCGTCGCGCCCACCGGCCCGGTCACCGGCTCGGCGCTCGCCAGGACGCCGCGGGCGTGCAGGAACCGAGCGGTCCCGTAGACCACGAGGAACAGCACCAGAAACAGGACGGTGATCGGGTGGTAGATGACCAGCCCGAACAGCGCGAGGCCCAGCGCGGCGCGGACCCCGACGGCCTGTGTCCGCCGTTCCATGACGAACAGGTAGAGGACGAACGGGACCAGCAGGACGCTGAACACGTACGGGACCGACTGGGCGGCGACCAGCGCCGCGGCGAAGGGGACCGAAAGCAGCGCCCGACGGCGGTCGAAGACGGCGTTGACGAGCGCCACGAACGAGAGCACGCTGAACAGCGACCCGATGCCCGCCAGCGACATCAGCATCGTTCCCGGTTCGAGCCCGGTGGCGTACGCCAGGCTCAGTACCAGCAGGTGGCTGTTCGGGTAGATGTTCCCGGGACTGACCCGGCCCGTCCGCTGGATGTCCCTGAGGAACCCGACGTGTGAGAGCACGTCCGCCCGGCCGAACATGGCGTACCCGCGGAAGTACGGCAGGAAGACGAGCACGCCGACGACGGCCACGACGAGCAGGAGGCCGAACCGCCAGTCGTCCGTCCCCGACCGGGCGCTCCGGACGACGACAACGTTTCCGACGAGCAGGGCGGCGACGGCGAGCGCCCAGAAGTACCACGGGTAGGCGCCGTAGATGGAAGGCTCGTAGCCGGCGGCTTCGGGCGTCGTCGCGAGGACGGCCGTGAGTGCGAAGAGGAGCGCGAACCCACCCGCGGCGAGCCACCGGTCGCCGGCCCCGTCGCTCGTGAGCCCCATCTACGCGCCACCCCCGCTGGACTCGACGGTAATCCAGATGTGGACCGACCGGTAGGCGCCGTCGATTCTGGGGTTGTCCCCGGTCGAGCCTTTATACAGGAGCAGCGTCAGCCGGAGCCGTTCGCCGGCGGCCGAGGTGGGCGGCGAGACGCGGAGCCCGGTCCCGTTGACGGCGCCGGCCCGGAGCTGGGTCTCGTAGCGGTCCTCCCGCCAACGCGCGGTCACGGTCCGCTCGCCGTCGACGGTGTCGACGCGGTGGAACTCGACCAAGACGGTGTACTCCGCCGATTGGCCCTCCCGGTTCTCGATACCGACGTACAGCGGCGCGGTCTCGATGGGGGCGAGCGACTCGGGGTAGTCGTCGGCGACGAGCTCGCCCGTCTCGTCGTCCGCAGTCATGAGATAGAACTCGGTGTAGCGCTGGCCCCCGTCGGTCGTCGCGAGGGCCGTCCCGGCGGCGGCCACCGACAGGACGAACAACACCCCGATGACGGCCGTCGCCGGCCCCGTGTTCGTGAGTCCGGCGAGGGAGTCCCCCACCGGGAGCCGGTAACGCTCCGCCGGCGGGACCTGCAGCCGCCGGACGGCGGCCACGGCCGCCGCGACCAGCACGAACCACACCAGCGTCAGGACGACCGACCAGGCGGTGATGCCCCAGCGCGTGTAGTTCAGGAACAGGGCGAGCAACGGCACCGTGACGATGCTCAGCCCGACGGTGAAGACGACCCGTTCGAGCCCCGAGAGCGTCACTCGGCCGCCCGCCTCGGTCGACGCCCGGCGGGGGAACAGCGCCGCAGTCAGCGCGTAGCCCGGCCCCAGGAGGACGAACGCGCCGCCCACCAAGACGCGGGCCGGACCCAGCGGGTTCCCCTGGCGCCGCCAGACCGCGTACGTTATCAGCGCGATGCCACAGACGACGGCGAGGTCGAGGAGTGTCGATACCACTCTGGTCCCCCAACTTCGGCCACGAGCCATTGGGTGTTCCCACCCCGGAGAGGGGCATAAGAAAACGCCGCCTACCGCTTGATTCCGAGCTTGTTACCAACTCCCCACCGGCCCGGCTCCGCTACTTCGATGGCGGGAGCGAGCGGTACCCGTCGTCGACTGAGAGCCCGGCCACGCTGGTCCCGTCGTGGTCGACAGCGACCGACCGGGGGGTCCCGGTCGAAAGGAGGAAGCCGAACTGCACCGCGCTCCCCTCGGACTGCAGGGACAGCTTCGGTCGGCTCTCGGCCCGGCCGAAGGCCGGGAAGTACCGGCTCGTCGAGACGGTCGCCCGCTCGGCGCCAAGCGGGACCACCGACGCCGCCGGCCCGCCGTCCCCGCTGAGGCGAAATCGGGGCTGTCCGCCGTCGTCGACGTGGTCGAGGTCGACCTCCGGGGCGACGTGGAGCCGGCTCGTCACCGTCGCCGCCTCGTCGGCGTCGACCGTGTCCCAGACCAGCCACCAGTCGTCGGCGTGGTAGACGCGGCGCCGGTGGGTGTACCGGGGCGTCGCGTCGCGGCCGTAGCGGCCGTCGAACAGGTCGACCCCGTCGCGCTCGGTCGCCGTGGCCGACGGCTCGACCCGCCGGCCCAGCAGGTAGCTCCCGCCCACCGGCATCGGCTCGGTGTCGCCGTACTGGACGGTGTTGTGGGCGGCGACGCTGCGGGCGTACTCGCGATCGTTCGTCGGCGCGTAGCTGGGCGTCCCGGTGTCGGTCAACAGGCGCTGTCCGTCGGCCCAGAACGCCACCGAGAGCGCGTCGTTGTGCGTGTGGCCCGGTAGATGGGCCGGCCCGGGCCGGCCCCCGTCGATTAGCAGCCGGTCGTCGCCGTCGCCGAGCCAGTAGTAGCCCGACGCGGGCAGCGACGTGCCGGCCGCCGCCGTCGCGTCCACGCCGACGGCGTCGGCGTAGCGGAGCACGGCGGGCAGCGGCGGCGCCTCGCCGAACACCGCGTCGTTCAGCAGCGGAATCCGGCCGTCGGGCGGGGCCAGCCGCCGGAGGAACTCCGTGGCCGCGACCGCCACCTCGCGGAGTTCGTCCGGGACCGACCGGCCGGCCCGGCGCAGCAGGTCCACGGCGGTCAGATACCGCACGAGCGCGATGCTGTGGTACATCGGGCTGCGCTCGAAGTGGCCGCCGTCGTCGAGGAACTGGTCGCTGGCCGCCCGGAGCACGTCGACGCCCTGCCGGCGCCACGCCTCCCCCTCGCCGTCGAACAGGGTGCCCGCCATCACCAGCGCGGCGCCGTTCTCTATCAGGTGGTTGCCGCCCACGTCGTGTTCGACGTGGTTTGCGAGGAAGGCGGCGTTCCGGTAGACCAGTCTGGCGGCGAGCGCCTGGACGGCCGTGTCGTCGCGGACCCACGCGCAAAAGCGGGCGAGGTTGAGGACGCGAAGCGAGACAGCGTGGGGCGTCCAGGCGCGGCGGAGATAGCCCGGCGCGCCGATAGCCGTCGCATCGGCGTCGTCCCAGTCGGCGAGCCAGTCGGCGAGCGTCTCGGCGACGGCCGGACACGCCGCCGGCCCGTCGTAGCCCAGCGTCGCCCACGACAGGAACTCGAAGCCGTGGAACTGCAGCGCCCACATCGCCGGCGGCTCCAGGACCGCCTCGTCGAGCCAGCCGACGCCGTCGTCGCCGGCGACCCGGACCGACCGCTCCAACAGCGTCACCGTTCCGGTCGCGGCCTCGTCGGCCCGCTCGCGGTGGGCCTCGCGGGCCGCCGCGCCGAGACACCGGCGGAGCGTCGTCGTGTTGCCCCGGATACCCTCGGGCCGTATCGCCAGCCCGCTGGGGACCTGCCGATCGTACCACTGGTCGGCGTCGACCGGCAGCGACGGGACGATGAGCTGCCGGAGCGTCCGGTCGGCGACGCCCAGGAGCTGTTCTGTCTCCATGTTCCGGACGGTCTCGTACAGCAGCGGCGCGGTCTCCGTGTCCGTGAGCTGTGCGAGCCGGGACTGTCCCTCGCTCATCGCGCGGGGCCCCCGCTCCGGCCGGTTCGGTCCGCCGCTACGCGCGTGATTCCACCCGGTCGCTCCGTCTGCCCGCCGTTGACTGGCGCTCGCGGCCGAGCGGGCGACGGAGCGGCGACATACAGTTCACCCATGCTCGGTGGGATACACGGACCGGTAGTTTGTTACGCCGCTCCTGAACCGGTCGGCACGCCCCCGCCCGCCGGTTTGCGGGCGACAGGGGCCGGCCCCGGCGCTGTGCGTAGTCCGCAACTAACTGAGTACCGGCCACGCGAGGTGCCAGGCCATGGGAGAGATAGCGGATTCGACGGGAGTGGGTCACCGGTGAGCGCAGTCAGCTACGTGACGGGGCTCCTGGCACGCTGTATCGCGGCCGCCCGGTCGGCGACCGGCGGCACGGCCAGCGGCGACGGCCAGTCCGCGTCCGACGGCCGGTTCGCCACGCACAGCTCGGGCGGCGACCGCGACGGGGGCGGCCCGACGCGGTTGCTCTGCGGGCAGGCCCTCTGGATGGGCGTCACGCTCTGGCTGCTGTTCGCCCTGTCCTTGCTGTCCGAACACCTGTACTTCCTGGTGTCGTTCATCGGCCTGCTGTGTAACCGGGTGGTGTTCGCCCCGCGGGACGGCCCTGCGCGGTGGTGGCGCGCGCTCAACGTGGTCACGTGGCTCTGTTTCGGGGTGCTGTCGTACATTCTCTACCTCCGTATCAGGACCAGCGTGCCCGCGCTGGCGTAGCCGTCGCATACTTACGGGGTCCGGATGGCCGTATACAGCCGATGGGGACCACGTCTCGACCCCGGTCACCGGGGTCACGGACGGTGAGTGAGCGGACCGAGCGCCGACGCCGAAAGCGGGGGTCCGGTCCGTGACCGAGCCGCTCGTCACGGCCGTCGTCACGACATACGACCGGCCCGACAACCTCCGGGAGGCCGTCGAGAGCGTCCGCGAACAGACCTACGACCCGGTCGAACTGGTCGTCGTGGACGACCACTCGCCCACGCCGGCCAGAGACGTCCTGGCCGACGTTGACCTGGGTTCGCTTGCCGCCCACCGCGTGGTCCGCCACGAGCGGAACCGCGGGGCCAACGCCGCCCGGAACACCGGCATCGACGCGGCCCGGGGCGAGTACGTCGCCTTCCTCGACGACGACGACTACTGGCTCCCCAAGAAGCTCGCCCGGCAGGTCCACGCCATCGAGGCCGGGGACTGCGGCGTCGCCTACTGCGGTATCAGACGGGTCCTGCCCGACGCGGAGCGCATCGAAATCCCCGACGCCGTCGACGACGACATGACGAAGGCCCTGCTCTGTGCGAACGTGGTCGGTTCGATGTCCGTCGCGCTGGTCGAGACCGCCGTCGCCGAGCGGGTCCCGCTGGACGAGCGCTTCCCCTGTTGGGCCGACCTGGAGTGGTTCGTGAACCTCTCGCGGGAGACGGATTTCACCCGAGTCCCGGAACCGCTGGTCGCCTACAACTGCGACTCGCCGGGCCGGCTGACCGAGGACTTCGAAAAGACCGAGCGGGGGTACGAGCTGTTCGTCGCGGAGTTCGAGCCCCTGGCCGCCCGCTACGGCGACCGCTTCCGCCGGAAGTTCCGGGCCTGGGCGGCGTTCCGGGCCGGCAAGAGCGCCGTCCACGCCGGCCGGTACGACCGCGCGCGGGAACTGCTGTCCGGCGCCGTCCGGGACTATCCGTACGAGCCGCAGTTCGCGACGTATCTCCTGGCGGCCCTCGGGGGCGAGCGGACCCACGAACTCGGGCGGCGGGTCCGGGCTCTCGGAAGCTGACCGCCCCGCCCGCTCACTGCATCGGCTGTGCGGCCCGGGACCGCTCGACGGTCGGCGCCGGCAGGTCCCAGCCGCTCTCGTCGAGATGCTCGACGATGCCGGCGGTGACCCGCTCGACGCTGTACTGACGACCGGTTTCACGGGCCCCGTTCTGCAGCTCGGAC encodes the following:
- a CDS encoding metal-dependent hydrolase encodes the protein MWPWTHLAFGYLLVSLLWRLRSHRVDGAVAVATALGTQFPDLVDKPLAWGLGVLPAGRSLAHSLVTAVTVSAVVLAVGARGDRHDLALAFVVGYGSHLAGDVIPKLPIDDFDSLTFLLWPLLPLPEYEGAEPVVANVSEVLAAPTASLLSSPGRLALVALVVAVWWADGFPGVAGVGRYLAGDAKVGPD
- a CDS encoding polysaccharide pyruvyl transferase family protein, whose amino-acid sequence is MDLDSLTLAYAYGCRNAGDFAINEGSLALLSRACPEADVTAVSRFASASPEYQRMADRLDTLAEGALVGGPITYDPERQSRPAQLAALARNGLQYGVDLAGVAEGRSAHSALYERITDGDALLFNGGNAIHYSPSHGNLPYLLAMLYPLQVARRNDVPYGLLPQTTFGLAGLPKRLVRSLLADAEFVMTRDAITFDYLSEFGLPTQLINGVDTAFLNGTPEPSAPSDGGPARIAAVPRFSTLGDTGELDEAGERMEETFLTYLERLVESGHEVTLTIQTEIDEAWAARHRDRLDDIGVGYVESYDPDALRDHYAGMDLLVTMRLHAAIFALSVGTPTIGVYRREWGPKTPGTFRTLDIAEYAMPWDEATAEALTSTTEDALDEGAALSRHVADNVAMRSEALVSDLRTALATADGFA
- a CDS encoding alginate lyase family protein, with the protein product MSEGQSRLAQLTDTETAPLLYETVRNMETEQLLGVADRTLRQLIVPSLPVDADQWYDRQVPSGLAIRPEGIRGNTTTLRRCLGAAAREAHRERADEAATGTVTLLERSVRVAGDDGVGWLDEAVLEPPAMWALQFHGFEFLSWATLGYDGPAACPAVAETLADWLADWDDADATAIGAPGYLRRAWTPHAVSLRVLNLARFCAWVRDDTAVQALAARLVYRNAAFLANHVEHDVGGNHLIENGAALVMAGTLFDGEGEAWRRQGVDVLRAASDQFLDDGGHFERSPMYHSIALVRYLTAVDLLRRAGRSVPDELREVAVAATEFLRRLAPPDGRIPLLNDAVFGEAPPLPAVLRYADAVGVDATAAAGTSLPASGYYWLGDGDDRLLIDGGRPGPAHLPGHTHNDALSVAFWADGQRLLTDTGTPSYAPTNDREYARSVAAHNTVQYGDTEPMPVGGSYLLGRRVEPSATATERDGVDLFDGRYGRDATPRYTHRRRVYHADDWWLVWDTVDADEAATVTSRLHVAPEVDLDHVDDGGQPRFRLSGDGGPAASVVPLGAERATVSTSRYFPAFGRAESRPKLSLQSEGSAVQFGFLLSTGTPRSVAVDHDGTSVAGLSVDDGYRSLPPSK
- a CDS encoding DUF1616 domain-containing protein gives rise to the protein MVSTLLDLAVVCGIALITYAVWRRQGNPLGPARVLVGGAFVLLGPGYALTAALFPRRASTEAGGRVTLSGLERVVFTVGLSIVTVPLLALFLNYTRWGITAWSVVLTLVWFVLVAAAVAAVRRLQVPPAERYRLPVGDSLAGLTNTGPATAVIGVLFVLSVAAAGTALATTDGGQRYTEFYLMTADDETGELVADDYPESLAPIETAPLYVGIENREGQSAEYTVLVEFHRVDTVDGERTVTARWREDRYETQLRAGAVNGTGLRVSPPTSAAGERLRLTLLLYKGSTGDNPRIDGAYRSVHIWITVESSGGGA
- a CDS encoding glycosyltransferase, which produces MTEPLVTAVVTTYDRPDNLREAVESVREQTYDPVELVVVDDHSPTPARDVLADVDLGSLAAHRVVRHERNRGANAARNTGIDAARGEYVAFLDDDDYWLPKKLARQVHAIEAGDCGVAYCGIRRVLPDAERIEIPDAVDDDMTKALLCANVVGSMSVALVETAVAERVPLDERFPCWADLEWFVNLSRETDFTRVPEPLVAYNCDSPGRLTEDFEKTERGYELFVAEFEPLAARYGDRFRRKFRAWAAFRAGKSAVHAGRYDRARELLSGAVRDYPYEPQFATYLLAALGGERTHELGRRVRALGS
- a CDS encoding FG-GAP repeat domain-containing protein, which gives rise to MSGFSHEQIDERPPCTKLGFCLTTDLTGNGREDVIVGGAGEGVPGKGLVWGAERRGVPTGAIRSAVGIEDANLFWYENPGFERHEISFTPALDVGGAVGDITGTGRPNVVAGQGINNTELYWFEPGADPRDPWARHLITDRFEKYHDVAVGDIDDDGEPEVVGLSQESEVVFYFDVPDAPRQSPWDESHLHVVDEDREVEGVAVVDVDGDGRTELIAGPNVYHRDPDAATGWRREAIVDGWDNTRVAVADVDDDGDLEVVLSEGDSPHLGSHPGRVAWFDPPDWDQHVIADGLFCPHSLEVEDFTGDGRPDIYVAEMGLGKHSDPRHFVFYNRGGEFERETVATGIETHEAKVVDLTGSGQPDVVGKSYGPDHHVDVWFNRP
- a CDS encoding glycosyltransferase family 4 protein — protein: MADRNSYVFVSQRYPPEKGGNASRIRDLAVNVADGARVTVLAPPTTYPPGNFERSWARSETEHVDGVEVRRLWSWQPQVENPGLARRLPYYLLFALHAALWLVWHHRSTDAVLTSTPPITTGLPGLVAAALGTPWVVDVRDLWIDNSVALGYVEADSPLVRASRRFQGLALRTADRITVTTESLGSAVADTYGQSLGDRVRHIPNGVDTDWFAPRADSGDAVRDGGERSVVVYTGNLGSAQPLEPCIRAMDELDHDAVLRFVGDGDERSRLEELTERLDLGDRVEFVGLVDREAVPTHINDAAVGLAPIKDTAELAYAMPTKAYEYLACGVPVVVTGRGEVRRFVDASGGGRHAEVDPDAIAEALDTMLAAPDHRRQLGAAGREHVVEQYDRAGIADRLDSLLSGLVGADGAETPPQRSAVQS